TCGTGTACTGACCGCTGAAGGTGATGATTGGAATGATGACAGCAAGTGATGCAACGATAATACCAAAGTATATAACAAAGAAGATTCTGTCCAGAATGAGAGCAATAGCTTTCCATTCCTTCACAAGGCGTTCCCGTTTGTCCTTGTCTGAGAGCCGCTGCTTGTGACCCTGAATGAAGTCCCTTAAGTCCGACAGTTTGGTGTCAATGGAGGCCAAGAGTCCTGATGACTGTTTTAACGTATTGTCCACTGGTGGCCCTGGTGGTGGCGTTAGATTGGAGTCTTTCTGTAGATGGACGAGAACTTCTGTTGATGCCATGGGATCATCGCTCCACTTGTTGTCAATTTCTCCCAGTTTATCTTTCATGATTGCCCCTGGTTTGGCTGGGGAATCCGGTTTGAATGGCCGCACGAGATCGTTCATCAAGAGGACCTTTGCACACACATCAAACAATACCTGAAACAGAGAGCGTGAGTTATTAGATATACACCATACACTATATCGTATTAGAATAGTACAAGATGGCATGGGCAGGACTAACGGAAATGTGTTGAGGAACAGAAGGAACAATCCATAACGTCAAGTGTCACGGGGACATTTCATACCGTTGGTTATGGAAATTCTAATTGCGATATGTGATGGAATGTGGCACATCATTACAATCGGATATTACACGGCACATTTATGCCAATGACATATAACATGCACATGCCATGCTGTGAACATATGTAGTGGGACACCATGTGGTACAGTTAAACAGTCAACTCGAACGTTTTTCGCTTAACACTCCAATGTCATGTGGTACACTTATACAAACAGTTGGCATGGGGTACACGGCCAGGTGTTAAATTGCACATTTTATAAAGTCGTCAGAGGCCATTTGGTATACTTATACGGTTGAATTTTGTGTAGTATACTGACGAATGGTGTGTGATATACTTACAACAGAATGGTATGTGGTAGATTTATACAGTCGAATCTTACATCCAACTCAACAGGATGTAGATTACATATAGTTGAGGCAAGGTAGTGTGGACTCACTGATTTTGCTGGAGCAGGCAGGTTCGCTCGTTGACCGTATGCTGCTAGGTTAACCACTAGCACGTTAAGGAAGGACGACAGAGTGATGATGACCATGTTGAGACAGTAGTAGATACCTACAACCACATGTACATGGTCAAACATGGTGCATTGGTGGTGTGGAATCTCAAGTATGAAAAGTTTTACAAAGCATTTTCAAATATCGGCCGGTTCAATTCGTATTCTTGAGTTAACTGCTTACTACAACTTATTCATTAGATCGTTCATTAAcagttttcattaatatttaaagtaaacacatttgtttacaaattggTGCAAATGCACAAACATGATTACCTAGTACAGGCATTTTTGTAGTACCGGGAGGCAAATTTTTCTCCAAAAGCTTCAGCAGGATGAAAAACGCTATGAAGATGGTAAGTCCTGAACAGAAAAGAAACATAAAATGTTGTAAACACAGATGCCAAGGATAAGTAGAATATACTGTACTGAAGCTCACCTAAGTTGTGTCACAGTCTTGCATCAGGGAGAATCATTGTTTGTTATTACCCTACATTCTTTAGTCATATGGAACAGGTTAAAAGGTATATTTAAATTAGGAATACACATTGGAACACGTGTAAACActttagatattgtttgtgataatGTACCCAATGTGTTTTAGTTAAAGAACTTTGGGCAGTTACCTGTCTATGAAAATAAGATACCTGTCTGTTTAATTTTGATCTAACTTATGATTCTGAGCCTCGTAATTGTTACGAACTAATTCGTTACACCTTTAAAAAGAAACTGTCGAATTATAATCCCAACATTACGACTAAGTCGACTTAGCCTTTACTGCAACCGTGCAACTAATGATACCTATAGCAATATGTGATTGATACTTCAGAGAAATGACGGAGATTTTAATCATTGCTAAACATGTCTCAACAAAATCCAATGGTGACGATTAAAACCGATGTCGAAGCAAGAATGACGTATGGTGATCATCCCTGCGGTGTTTCAGCTCCGGTCCTGCAGCAGTGTCAGTCATGAAGGTGATGACATCTAATTTGACTTCACTGGCGTTAAATTTGGATTACGAGAGGGCGAAACAATCACAAACGCGCGGCCAAGAACCGTAACGTCTCTTCTGAGGTTCAGACATTGCGGCAGTGTTTGGGGGAGAAGTTCATTTATGGAATCGGGCATGACATGTGGCGAGTGAAAGAGCCAGGTTATAAAAACTAGCATTTGAAATGCTACAAACTGCCCTATCATGCAATACTTCACAATCATGGATGAAGATGACGTTCCAGAGAACACTCCACAAATATGTGAAGGAACACAGCTCATGCTGGCCTCGCGCAAGGTGAACTGATAAAAAACTGATATGTGAAATGTCTGCTTGAACTTCTAAAAGAAATGGCGGCAAGTTATCTGTTACAGACAGCATCAAATACAAAAACTCCTGACAGGCCGAAACATGTGCACATATCACTCGAAGACAGGCCTATAAATACAAAATCCCTTGAGTATGGTATATCACCCAAAGAGACTGTAGCTTGTACACATAGGCGGCCATGTTATATACAGAAGCTTGAGGCGAAGTATACAAATGTATCATTCAGACAGCAGAACATACGTACATATCATTCAGACAGcagaacatatgtacatatcaTTCAGACAGAAATGTGTTTACCTTTGCCTTTCAAAACAGGGTATATACACACATCATTTGTACTATACTATATACACAAATCAGTCATACAGAGATTAAGCACTACATTTACAGATACTTCCGACAGcactatatccacacatgatgcAGACATAAGTATATATACCCAACATTTAAAAAGCAGAAGATCAACATATCATTcagaaaaagacaaaatcaTGATCGGTTTAAGAGTTTTGCATTTGTTGCACAATACGCACTTGGCTATTTGTTATCTCTGTAATTGATGCTATACCCATCTAGCGAGAAAAAACAGCTCAGGAAAACAACGCCATTTCCAAATATTCAGCATGGATGTCTTTCATACTTCCAAAAAACATGAATATAGACAGGTACACCCCTCCAACACTATATGGCGGGCAACCGTTTGTTCTCTGGAACCGATCTTCTCATTTTCAATCCCTTCGTATATCAAGTTGCATATCACCTAATTAAATGGTACATTATACATTCgataaaaacacataacacatgGCCTTGTGGACGTTATCGACGGCAAAATAACGCGGCGCTACATTCATTTGCGAAAGTGAATTTTCATGTTTACATCTCTTTCAAGTTAATGTTTATTGAGAGGCTTCGTCAGCGAAACCAGTTTAATCACCACACAAGACATCAATAAAGAAACTTTGCTACACTGATCTGTATTTTTCATGACACATTGCGCTGTTTATCGACCTaatcaaatatgtcattttctcaTCAGTTCATTTACAGATCCACATGGAAATAACTATTACCAGGTTAGAATTAACAGGGGTTTTCTTTTGGTATTATTTATTCTTATTTTCGATTCCCGCTCCACAACATTAATGGctagatatatttatatgtcatTTATTCACTAACAGAGGAATTAGGCGGCTTCATCTTGATGCGAGTTCACTTTGAATCTGAATTGAAGAAGCACATGGCCTCCTTAGCTTTGCCGAACTTGCCAGCATGATGTCTATGTATGGACTGATAATATGTTGTGATGAAAGGAAGAATATAGCTTCCAAGAATAAAGAAAACATTCGCATTAGAGTAATGTGCTTTATATTTCAATTTTGGTTTGTGCCCATATCTGCATTCACATATAACCACCACCTCAGTTTGAAAACCAATGCGGACATATTTACGTGAACACCAGGTGGTAGTTAAATTAGTAGATTTGTTGCATTTActaaaaatgtcaaaagtgtTAAATAATATTAGGCATGTAATATACCCAGGTGAATTAGATGAATTATACCACTGACTGCAAGCATACATGTGGTTGAAATACTACCATTAATCAAACGTGACATTGAGTGAATGGGCATGGAATATGACGTTACACTGATCGAAATGTAATTGAATATGAGAGAGTGTTGTCTTTGAAGTACCACTCACATGCACGTGTGACGGAAGTCAACGATTTGCCTCTACATCTGGTGCAGTGAAGGGAAcgtttttttcgtttttttcaGAAACATGCATGCCAAAAGAGAAGCAGATACCAAATTGCAGAGACATGTCTACATGCCCTAAAGGACAGCGTAAAGGAAAGCCGGTTTTTTCTCATTACTCATATCAGGTAGGTTGTATTGCTGTTACTGGTCTTGGACAAAGTGAAAAGATATCATGCTTTgtcgttttacttacataacaTTAGCAACGATGAGGAGCATGACAATTGTTTGATGAATGGTTTTGGATGAAATAATCATTTTGGCTTACAAGTAAATGCCACAAAGATAATGAGTGAAATATAAGCATTACCAAGTTGCATCTTTGCAGGAGACTCCGGGGGTATCCAGAAGAGGATGAGGGTGATGGAGGTGAGAAGAACACACGGCAGGATCAGGATGTAGTTGTACAGGGTGGCTCGTCTCTGGAAGATCAAGCTGAAAGTCAGGTCGACGTAAGGCTCAGGGCAGCAGCTgtagtattttatatttttatttgcaGGCACATCGATGATTTTCCAGGCGTTACTCGTCACGTACTCTGTGAGATCTATGTAGTCTTTGTTTTCATAGAAAACTACATCAATCTTATGTCCATTGTAGGTCCACGACCCAAATTTCAAGTGACATGACTGGATATCGAATGGAAATTTGGTGACATCAATTTGGCAGGAACTGCGATACACGGCTTGAGGCATCCATAGAATTTTGCCATCGTGATGAAAGACGCACAGGGACTTCCGCTGTTCGTCCAAGCGATGATCAGCACTGGAAAAGTAAACATGACAAGTTACATATTACTCTCAACAGTTTGGTAAATAATGATAAGCTATGCATGTATTACTGCCACACTCATCATGGAACAGTTGAGATTTTGAATGTTTGCTTTTAGTCGTGAGATCGtagagaaaatatgttttttcaacAAGATGgtactgaaaacaaaattcTGTGTCCATTACATCTCCATGTAGATGCACATTGAGGTGTTAATACTGATAAAGGCAATGTCCGCAGGACAGGAA
The nucleotide sequence above comes from Haliotis asinina isolate JCU_RB_2024 chromosome 5, JCU_Hal_asi_v2, whole genome shotgun sequence. Encoded proteins:
- the LOC137284711 gene encoding neuronal acetylcholine receptor subunit alpha-10-like, with the protein product MFVYGFLTTLLFFLSLCDSKRPIPTLSYEDQLVKEILHKYRVRGKYGRPVRRFNDTLKVAFGIQLIQIMDLNEKDQILTLNVWDQYGWRDDDVEWNKTKYGGVDKVRIPWSKVWLPDIKLYNYADHRLDEQRKSLCVFHHDGKILWMPQAVYRSSCQIDVTKFPFDIQSCHLKFGSWTYNGHKIDVVFYENKDYIDLTEYVTSNAWKIIDVPANKNIKYYSCCPEPYVDLTFSLIFQRRATLYNYILILPCVLLTSITLILFWIPPESPAKMQLGLTIFIAFFILLKLLEKNLPPGTTKMPVLGIYYCLNMVIITLSSFLNVLVVNLAAYGQRANLPAPAKSVLFDVCAKVLLMNDLVRPFKPDSPAKPGAIMKDKLGEIDNKWSDDPMASTEVLVHLQKDSNLTPPPGPPVDNTLKQSSGLLASIDTKLSDLRDFIQGHKQRLSDKDKRERLVKEWKAIALILDRIFFVIYFGIIVASLAVIIPIITFSGQYTNTRLSEALPKST